One segment of Dehalococcoidia bacterium DNA contains the following:
- a CDS encoding DUF3237 domain-containing protein, which produces VHRICPGHHLQVYYPRLQEVGSIMQEPRLEFLYEIQVDLEAPQAVGRNPHGVRNIFYVRSGRFQGPRLRGEVLPGGGDWFLVRPDDVGELDVRITLRTDDGALIYVTYRGLLHPVSQVTAALAEGRELPREGYYFYIAPFFETADERYQWLNGTVAVGVGYAVPGGVRYRVFALV; this is translated from the coding sequence GTCCACCGAATCTGCCCGGGCCATCATCTTCAGGTATACTATCCCCGACTTCAGGAGGTGGGAAGCATCATGCAAGAGCCGCGACTGGAGTTCCTTTACGAGATCCAAGTGGACTTGGAGGCGCCACAAGCTGTGGGCCGGAACCCCCACGGGGTGCGCAACATCTTCTACGTGCGCTCAGGGCGTTTCCAGGGCCCGCGCCTCAGGGGTGAGGTGCTGCCTGGGGGTGGGGACTGGTTTCTGGTCCGCCCCGATGACGTTGGGGAGCTGGACGTCCGCATCACCCTGCGGACCGATGATGGGGCCCTTATCTACGTCACCTATCGCGGCCTCCTGCACCCGGTGAGCCAGGTGACCGCCGCCCTTGCCGAGGGCCGGGAGCTGCCCAGGGAAGGGTACTATTTCTACATCGCCCCCTTCTTTGAGACCGCCGACGAGCGTTACCAGTGGCTCAATGGCACCGTGGCGGTGGGGGTGGGCTATGCGGTGCCGGGAGGCGTACGCTACCGGGTGTTCGCCTTGGTCTAA